The genomic stretch TTGATATTAAAATCACCAAGAACAAAATAGCGACCTTTGTACTCACCACTATTTTCAAACTTGGCAACAATGTCAGAATTTTCAACAACTAAAATTTTGTTTTCCCGTTGGTCATCTAGACAAATAGAACACAGTCTATTTCTACTTACAAAATTACATTGGCGACAATGCTGAAAATTTTTCTTTAAATTATACAATTCTTCAATAAAAGTATTGATATCATCAATAGGAGCGTCTAATAAAAAATGTAAAATTTTTTCCGATTGTTTTTTTCCAACTCCAGGTAAGATCTTGATTTTTTTAGCCAATTCTTCAAAATCATTACCATACATATTTTACATTCCTGATTGATTTGGCATTATTTTTTCATTTTCTTGATTAATTTTTTCAAGTGCCTCATTTAGTGTAATCAAAATTAAATCTTCAAGTGTTTCAATATCTTCTGGATCGGCTAAAACAGGGTGGATGGAAATCTTTTTTACTTCATAACCGCCTGAAATTACAAGTGAAATACCTTGTTTTTCAAATGTAAAATCAGTATTTTTTAAATTATTTTTTTTATTATCAATCTCTTTTTGCATTTTTCGAGCTTGATTTAAGAGGTCTTGCATATTCATAATTAAACTCCTTTAAAATCATTTTAATATTATATTATAAAAATTATTTTTGTTAACCAAAGATCATTTTGTCTAAATCTTCTTTATTGACAATTTTTTTCTTTGGTTGAGGAAGAGGTTTTACTGTAAACTCTATTTTAGATTGTTTATAGTAGTCAATTTGTTGCTTTGCTTGTTCAATCATATTTTTGCTAATGGCAAAAATATGAATTATATCACCAAAAATTTTTTCTAAATATTCTTGTAATTTACTATTGTTTTGTACAAGATCTAATATCTCACTATCAAAACTTTTGTCTTTTGAGCCTAGCAAAATAAAACTGTTATCAAAAGCTAAAATTTTTGATTGCTTGATAATTCTGATGATATCGATATATTCATCATCATATTCATAAGTTGAAATACCTTGATTTCACTTTTGTTGTACATCTTTTGAACTATCTTTATTTTGGCTAACAAAATCGCGAGTTAGGAAAATCAAATTGACAACCTCATCAACACTTAGATAGTCTTTTAGATGTGAATCTAAAGCATTATTGGTCAAATTTTGTTCCAAAATTGGGCTTGAATTGTGCTCAATTTGCTCCTCCTGTGCTAAATATGATAGATTATTTTCCATCACTTGTTCATTAAAATGCTCATCTATTGTCTCTATTAGCGATTGACTATCATTATTTGCAATTGTGGTTTCTGGGCTTGGGTAGCCCTCTTTTTGGCCATCAAAATTAGCAATTTCTTGTGATTTTTTTAAGGTACTAATTTTTGGTTTATCACTTTGCTGTGGGGTAGGAATTTGTACACTTATATTAGATTTTCAACTCTGTGATTGAAAGGGATTTTCATCTTTTGGACGCTGAAAATTAATTTTAATTTTTTGGTTGTCAAATTCTTGTTTATCGTTTGTAATTATAGTGTTTTCAGCAATTTTGCTTGGCAAATAACTAACAGGATTTGCATAGCTTTCAACAGTGCGGCTCTCTTCTTTTTTGGCAATAATTTTAATTACCATCATTTCTAAAAAACTATTGCTATTGTCACTATAAATTAATTTTTCAATTGTCTCGAAAATAATTTGCTGCAATTTATAAGCAAATGCTTTGTCAATTTTAATTTTATCTAAAATTTCAATATCACTATTAGATAATAAATCTGTTGAATGAGCGATGTTGTAAATTAGTCAATTTTTAATTAAATTTAAAATTGAGTTTAAAAATAGTTTGGTTTGTTTGCCTTGTTCAAAAATTTGCTTTAAAATTGCAAGTGATTCTTTGATATCTTCGGCATACAAGCTATTAATAAATTCAACAATTTTTTCATTCGAAGTTAGCCCAAAAAGAGTCTCAACATCACTTAAGTTGAGTTTACCATTGCCAAAAGTAGAGACTTGCTCGAGAATTGAAAGTGCATCACGAAGACTACCTTCACTTAATTTTGCAACCATTTCTAGGGCACCAATTTCATAACTAATTGCTTCTTTTTGCAAGACAAATTCAAGCCTTTTGATGACATCTTGGATTTGTACTTTGACAAAATTAAAACGTTGTAGTCTTGACAAAATTGTAAGTGGAATTTTGTGAACTTCGGTGGTAGCTAAAATAAAAATAACATGCTTTGGCGGCTCTTCTAGTGTCTTTAAAAAAGCATTAAAGGCACTAGTGGTTAACATGTGGGCTTCGTCCATAATATAGACTTTATAAGGCGAATTTTGCGGGAGATTAGCCACATTTTCAATTAGTTCACGAATTTCTTTGACACCATTGTTGCTCGCAGCATCAATTTCAATAATGTCTAATGAATTATTGATGTTTGCAATGCAAGTCTCACAAGGAATAAGCAGATCTCTTTTGTGTTGACAATTGAGTGTATTTGCAAAAATTTTGGCAAGCGAAGTCTTTCCTGTGCCTCGACTACCAGCAAACAAATAAGCATGAAAATATTGTTGACTAGTAATAATATTTTTTAAGCTTTGGACAATCAATTCTTGACCTACAACATCATTAAAAGTTTGTGGTCGATACTTACGATACCAAGCAATATATTTACTACTCATTGGCAATTTCCACTATTTTGTCCAAAAATTGCCCCACTTCTATATAAGCGACTACAACACCTTGAATTCCCATGTGCACAGTTACAACATTTGGTAGTAAGCCGGTGATGATTTTTTTAGTAGTCTTAGTTTGCAAACTAGTGACAATTTTGTCAATATTTTCATTTTGGGAGTGCAAAACTATTGGTAGATAAGATTCTTTATTTGTGAATTTAGCTTCTAATTTTTCAAACTCCTTGATAATGACTTTTTCAAAATTACGACCGATAGTTTCTTTTTCTAGTTTACCATTTTCTAATTTAATAACAGGCACAATTTTAAAAAGTCTAGCTGCAGCTGCAGCTGTCGGAGAGAGCCGTCCTGAGCGAACAATTGCATCCGTTGTAAAAGGAAATGCCAGTATTTTCCCTTTATAATCTTGGTTCATTTTTTCAAAAGCTACTTTAAAATCAACACCATTTGCAATATCTCGTTCAAAAGTTAGTAAATCTAAAACCATTAATCAAGTTAGTTTTAAAGATTTTACCACATAAAGATTATCAATTTTTAATTCAGCTAAAAAATTATATTGTGATGAAAAATATTTACTAATTGGGTAGACAACAACTTTGTCATATTCCTTGGCCAACTTTGTTAATTTTTCTGACATAATCCCATATGGAGTAGTTCCAGTTTTGATATTGGCATTTTTATTTTTGGATTGTTCATAGAATTGATCTTGATCTAAATTAATTCCATCTAAATATTCTTTATTATCAATGTCGATAACCAAAGGAAGAAAATGTCAGCCTAATTTTTCGACTTGTTTTGGGTTTAATCCTGAGGAGGAATCTATTACTATTGCTATTTTCATAAAATAATATTATAATCTAAATAATTTTTAATAAAAAAAATATTTTTTTTCTTATAGTATTAAAATTATATTATTATGAACTTTTTAAACTTAATACCAAATGATAATTTACAAAAAATAACTAGCAAAGAATTAAAGTTATCTTTTAATTTTTCTGTTGCTAGCTATGATTATAGAATTTTGACAATCAAGTTAGATGGTTTTGCAAACAAAATTAGTTATTCTGAAAAATTTTTTGATTGATTTGTTGAAGATTTAATTTACTTTTTAGATAAAAATGGATATGCTCGGCGTTGAGATTATCAAAAAATTTATATTGAAAATATAATAAGTTTAAATCTTGGAAAAGATGAAGACAATTTTGTATCAAAATTTAAATCAGTGACCAATTTTGATTTAATAGCCAAATAATTTATATTAAATTAACCTATAAATTTATAGACTTTTTAGGATGTAACGAAAATATGAAAATTTTTACTAATACAAAAACTAACCCTTTTATTACACTTGTACTTGAAGAAATGCTACTAAAAGATGAGACAATAAATGAAGATATTTTGTACTTTTATCAACATGATAATGCAATCATTATTGGTAAAAATCAAAATATTTATCAAGAAGTAAAATTAGAAGTTGTCGAAGCTGAAAAAATACAAGTTTATCGTCGACTCTCTGGTGGAGGCGCTGTTTATCATGATTTAGGTAATATAAATTTTTCTTTTATTACCGACAAAGATCAACACAGTTATGCTAAATTTTTAAATCCAATTATTGAGTTTTTTAATTCACTAGGTCTTCAAGCAGAATATAAAGGTAGAAATGATATTTTAGTAAATGGAGCTAAAGTTTCTGGTAATGCTCAAATTATATATAAAAACAAAATTGTTCACCATGGAACAATTTTGTTTAATGCAAATTTAGCTAAGCTATCTGAGGTGCTCATACCTAATAAATTAAAAATTGAATCGAAAGGAATTAAATCAA from Mesomycoplasma conjunctivae encodes the following:
- a CDS encoding YbaB/EbfC family nucleoid-associated protein, which gives rise to MNMQDLLNQARKMQKEIDNKKNNLKNTDFTFEKQGISLVISGGYEVKKISIHPVLADPEDIETLEDLILITLNEALEKINQENEKIMPNQSGM
- the dnaX gene encoding DNA polymerase III subunit gamma/tau; translated protein: MSSKYIAWYRKYRPQTFNDVVGQELIVQSLKNIITSQQYFHAYLFAGSRGTGKTSLAKIFANTLNCQHKRDLLIPCETCIANINNSLDIIEIDAASNNGVKEIRELIENVANLPQNSPYKVYIMDEAHMLTTSAFNAFLKTLEEPPKHVIFILATTEVHKIPLTILSRLQRFNFVKVQIQDVIKRLEFVLQKEAISYEIGALEMVAKLSEGSLRDALSILEQVSTFGNGKLNLSDVETLFGLTSNEKIVEFINSLYAEDIKESLAILKQIFEQGKQTKLFLNSILNLIKNWLIYNIAHSTDLLSNSDIEILDKIKIDKAFAYKLQQIIFETIEKLIYSDNSNSFLEMMVIKIIAKKEESRTVESYANPVSYLPSKIAENTIITNDKQEFDNQKIKINFQRPKDENPFQSQSWKSNISVQIPTPQQSDKPKISTLKKSQEIANFDGQKEGYPSPETTIANNDSQSLIETIDEHFNEQVMENNLSYLAQEEQIEHNSSPILEQNLTNNALDSHLKDYLSVDEVVNLIFLTRDFVSQNKDSSKDVQQKWNQGISTYEYDDEYIDIIRIIKQSKILAFDNSFILLGSKDKSFDSEILDLVQNNSKLQEYLEKIFGDIIHIFAISKNMIEQAKQQIDYYKQSKIEFTVKPLPQPKKKIVNKEDLDKMIFG
- a CDS encoding toprim domain-containing protein, with protein sequence MYGNDFEELAKKIKILPGVGKKQSEKILHFLLDAPIDDINTFIEELYNLKKNFQHCRQCNFVSRNRLCSICLDDQRENKILVVENSDIVAKFENSGEYKGRYFVLGDFNIKNLSALDDKINQLKIMANNDSELILGISSTLDGLIVTSYITKHEVVANLKISQLATGIPFGANIDYLDKITLQQALKNRRETEK
- a CDS encoding DegV family protein, translating into MKIAIVIDSSSGLNPKQVEKLGWHFLPLVIDIDNKEYLDGINLDQDQFYEQSKNKNANIKTGTTPYGIMSEKLTKLAKEYDKVVVYPISKYFSSQYNFLAELKIDNLYVVKSLKLTWLMVLDLLTFERDIANGVDFKVAFEKMNQDYKGKILAFPFTTDAIVRSGRLSPTAAAAARLFKIVPVIKLENGKLEKETIGRNFEKVIIKEFEKLEAKFTNKESYLPIVLHSQNENIDKIVTSLQTKTTKKIITGLLPNVVTVHMGIQGVVVAYIEVGQFLDKIVEIANE
- a CDS encoding lipoate--protein ligase — translated: MKIFTNTKTNPFITLVLEEMLLKDETINEDILYFYQHDNAIIIGKNQNIYQEVKLEVVEAEKIQVYRRLSGGGAVYHDLGNINFSFITDKDQHSYAKFLNPIIEFFNSLGLQAEYKGRNDILVNGAKVSGNAQIIYKNKIVHHGTILFNANLAKLSEVLIPNKLKIESKGIKSIRQRVTNILAELNNGMTDGEFIKKLIEFFENKYHTSARDVVDAYLNSPEKNATFQQLSKLRGSSEWIFGTNPAFSYENIAKTSGGILKVLANVDKNIIKNIKFEGDFLSQREVEDIEKLLTNVAYDKKEIRLILSQITNLDEYFSNISIDEILELIFGENNV